A section of the Oryzias melastigma strain HK-1 linkage group LG14, ASM292280v2, whole genome shotgun sequence genome encodes:
- the atg101 gene encoding autophagy-related protein 101 has protein sequence MNCRSEVLEVTVEARQVDEAMLALLHTILLHRSTGKFHYKKEGTYSIGTVGTADSDCDFIDFTFVRVSSEELDRVIRKAVCEFKDALNNSGSDGMGQISLEFYQKKKSRWPFSDECIPWEVWTIKVNVVNLANEQERQICREKVGEKLGEKVINVVEVINRNEYLPKMPTQSEVDNVFDTSLKDVQPYLYKISYQITDSLGTSVSTTMRRLIKDTLAL, from the exons ATGAATTGCCGCTCGGAGGTTCTCGAGGTGACCGTGGAGGCGCGGCAGGTCGATGAAGCGATGCTGGCGCTGCTGCACACCATCCTGCTGCACCGCAGCACCGGGAAATTCCACTACAAAAAGGAGGGCACGTACTCCATCGGTACCGTGGGAACAGCAGACAGCGACTGCGATTTCATCGACTTCACCTTCGTCAGGGTGTCATCTGAGGAGCTGGACAGGGTAATCAGGAAGGCTGTCTGCGAGTTTAAG GATGCCCTGAACAACTCCGGTAGTGACGGCATGGGTCAGATCTCTCTGGAGTTTTACCAGAAGAAGAAGTCCCGCTGGCCCTTCTCAGATGAGTGCATCCCGTGGGAGGTGTGGACCATCAAAGTCAACGTCGTCAACCTGGCCAACGAGCAGGAGAGGCAGATCTGCAGAGAGAAAGTGGGAGAGAAGCTGGGGGAGAAGGTCATCAACGTGGTCGAGGTCATAAACCGCAACGAATATCTGCCCAAAATGCCCACGCAGTCTGAGGTGGACAATGTTTTTGACACCAGCCTCAAAGACGTCCAGCCATATCTGTACAAAATCAGCTACCAGATCACAGATTCACTGGGAACGTCTGTGAGCACCACCATGAGGAGACTGATCAAAGACACGCTGGCGCTGTGA